The sequence acaggtgatgttctacccaggttaattaaggattggatgcgtatgtaggcctgtatgatcaaggactatcttaactggccacatgccctggatatgggacaggttaagcttgaacccggctattccatacatgaaaagacaatcgcgcactgggagtggagagatggcgagagtggcacgtaccctcctggcaaaggaccgcctaaaaagggtggtgtgctctcgggtggcgcggacctgttcatgcagtggaggatccgtgggaatggttgacatatgcaagggttaagtgctacatatgtcgtgtggttagagatcctcagctgagtaaatcgattcggatcgccgttatatccccggagagtggagacttgatcgctgccctgcaacctaagtcaggatgtaaacattatgaataaaaatgatgttgtattgatgagatggtgaaattagactagatgctaccagagtctattaatatttaatctggcgttaaaatattgaaagtaaggactcactttagtaggctatttctgcaaaagtatctaagttgattcttgctaaagccttttccttgattcctatttaaccagcatatccttgagagtcatttttccttagtcgggtaagacttgcgaaagtacactccgtactcagggttttcgaacccatgttgttgtaggtgatgaggagTACTCTATGTGTTCGTGAGGCTGGAGGGCGCTTCCAGTTCTAGAGGAGGATTAGTTAGGCTTATGTATAAGCTTTGGAGGGTTCCTACCTTCCTGCtattgtaataagttatgcactttgagtatatcaggacttgtaataaatatAACTCTTCCTATGTAATAACCTTCAGTTTTAGAAATAAAAAGAATGTtttgtaaagtcttccgctcttatctccgaagtgtgtgtatcgaatgcgattactgtaatatgcatgtatggtgggagatccttgggatgatgggttcaagttgttgaactcgtgatagccttgttaagttacctggtacacgtgcatagccatctgaggccatcaaggcaaggattggtgcacgtgggcccgataacttgggagggctgccacatgggggttcctccgaagccgaggtcgagtctgccttctgttgccgtggccgagcccgagccaaggggtcgggcgaggcggaagtcgttcgtccgaggccagggcggagtccgagccctggggtcgggcgaggcggaagtcgttcgtccgaggccagggcggagtccgagccctggggtcgggcgaggcggagtttcgtcgtcttccgggtcttagcccgagtccgagccctggggtcgggcggagcggagttcaccgtcttccgggtcttagcccgagtctgagccctggggtcgggtggagcggagttcgccgtcttccgggtcttagcccgagtccgagccctggggtcgggcggagcggagttcgccgtcttccgggtcttagcccgagtccgagccctagggtcgggcggagcggagttcgccgtcttccgggtcttagcccgagtccgagccctggggtcgggcggagcggagttcgccgtcttccgggtcttagcccgagtccgagccctggggtcgggtggagcggagttcgccgtggcgcctttggcaaggcctgattgcctgtcagactcactctgtcgagtggcactgcagtcggagtggcgcaggcggcgctgtccttctgtcagactggccagcggagcggtggagtgacggcggtcacttcggctctgccgggggcgcgtgtcaggatagaggtgtcaggccacctttgcgttaaatgcccctgcaatttggtcagtcggtgtggtgattcagtcaaggttgcttccgagcgaagccaaggccttgggcgagccggtgatgtgtccgccataaaaagggggcctcgggcgagacggaagtctctcgaggtcggctgcatttggccgaggctaggctcgggtgaagcgtgatcgagtcactcgtgtggactgatccctgacttaatcgtacccatcaggcctttgcagctttatgctgatgggggttaccagctgagaattaggcgtcttgagggtaccctaattatggtccccgacagggatATATATACAATACGCGGCTGGCAGTGGCAGGCATACAAAAGTCCAAATCCACGTACGTACGCGGTCCAATTCCAGCGTGCTGACACTCGGATTGCCAGCTACTAGTGTTATCTATTGTCATATTGCATCATGCGTGCACCCACACCGCAAGCGATATGGGTATGGCGAAGAAACAAAGAGTACGTACAATGCTCACAAAAAGTCACATGTGTAGAGAGGAAAATTAAAAGCAGCAGCAGCAAGTCGTGGGAACTGGGATGTTTCTTAGTTGGCACACTTGGCAGTGATATACTAATAGTTATGCAACAAGTTCACAGACAACAGTTTTATTCCTCCCAATCCCTAGAAACGAAAATTAAGCGTATGTCGCTGTCGCTGTCACCACTCTAATAGTGTAGATTAATAAACGAAACAGcctttttatttatatataaaatCCCGATTGTTAAACGAAGCATTCGGATCCTTCTAAAAGTCAGCCAGTTCGGCACTTGAAATGAACCAAAAACCGAAACTGCCACGAAATGGACACACGCGCGCACGTAAAAACGAAAAAAGGTCCCCGGCCGAGACCGAGAGCCGCGGTCCAGAGCGGGGGGCGGCCGGCAAGGACGAAACGGCCCAacgccaccacctccaccacctcgTCCTCGATCGACACCTCCCCCGTCGCCGTCCCGTGACTCCCCGTCCAGCCGTCCAGGCCCAGCTGCCCCCGCGACCCAGACGACCACGTCCGCCTCGGCCTGCGCCTCCCCGCTACAAGAGTCCGTCCGCCCGCCAGCGCTGCGGTGCCAGCGAGCCCCTCCCTCCTCCACTCTCTGCGGCGCGGAGATCCCGTCCTTTCTCTGTGCCCCCGGTACCGCGAGGAGCCACTGCCAGGCGCCGGCGTTTTTGGAACTGGGcatggaggcggcggcggcgtcggcggcggcggtcgGGGGTTCGGGCGCTGGACTGACCAGGTGGCAGGCGGCGGCGCTTGCGGCGCTGGCCGGCTGGGTGTGGGCGGCCTCCTTCTACGACCTCACGCGCCGGGCGCGCGCGCTCGTCCAGCCGTGGGTCACGCGCCGGGTGCACGCCGAGACGCCGGCCATCCTCAGGTTCCAGGTCCGTCCCCCTAATCTCTCCTAAAATTCTCCGGCGAACAAATTAACTGCATTACTACGCTTCTCTTTAGGAATTGTTCAATCTGTACGTGCTGTAAACTCACGAACGAATGATGCTACCGTTTTGCTCGGCCGTCGCGTCCTTTTATGTCTGTCTATAGGAATCGATAACTTCGGTGCTGGTAGGATTAACTTGCTCAGTGAATTTAAGATGAACCTGACTTCGGTTCATTCTCTTACATCAAACTTGAATGGAATGGCTGTCTTGTAAAAAAACTACGATGTTTTAGTTTCGTAGATTTAATTGTCTTCGGTGTTTCTCAAGTGTTGAATCATTGCAGAAGTTGGAGCACAAGTTGCTGGACAATTTCTTCTCTGTGCTGTCATGTGTTGTCTCCGTGCCCTTCTACACGGGATTCCTCCCTCTCCTGTTCTGGGTACGTCTTCCGTCTCGTGGCCCACTGATTTGATTGCCTTGCTGACTCTATTCTCGGCAATAGTTCCGTCTGATCCTGAATCctcattttttttttaaaaaaaaaaaaccCAATATCTCGCAGAGTGGACACGGCAGGCTGGCTAGGCAGATGACCCTCCTCATGGCTTTCTGTGACTACCTCGGCAACTCTGTCAAGGTTTTGCCATCTGCTTGTATACAATTGAAGGGACACGCTTTAGTTTAATCACTGACACTCTCGATCTTTCTGAATGCAGGATATGGTGTCAGCCCCTCGGCCATGCTCTCCACCCATTAGAAGAGTGACGGCTACAGAAGATGAGAAGGAAAATGCCATGGAATATGGGCTACCGTCATCGCATGCTCTCAACACTGTTTGTTTGACGGGGTATGTATGTTCCTGCTCTTATTTCCGTACGGGAAGCTTCAAAGGAATTGTTGGCTGATGCTGCTTTTTGGTCAATGCAGATATTTGTTACATTATGTCCTCACATACGGAGAACATGGCAGTCTTACAGTTGCTGCGGGTTTATCTCTAGCTCTCTTACTTGTTATGCTAGTTGGCATTGGTGAGTTAGAGTTCTTAAGGCAACTGTTTTTTTTCCTCTCTCGAGTTACCAATACATACTGACGATTTGGCTTACATTAAACTGGCAGCGAGGATATATCTGGGTATGCACAGCTTGACCGACGTTGTCGCTGGAATTGGTTTCGGCATCGTCATCCTCGCATTCTGGCTGGCTGTTCATGACCATGTCGACGCCTTTGTTGTCTCCGGGCAAAACGGTACATCCATAAACCCGCTCGCGTGCTGCAAATTTTGGAGGCATTCGTAAAGGTCCGGCACTGAAAGTTGAAAAGTATCCTAACGTCTTTCCCGCTTTGCAGTTGCAACCTTCTGGGCAGGCCTTGCTCTACTGATGTGCTTTGCGTATCCCAAGCCAGAATTCCCTACCCCGAGCTTTGAATTCCACACAGCATTCAACGGGGTCGCTTTCGGAATCGTAAGAGCCCTGTTTCTGACTAAACGTCGCTTAATCCAAACTTGCTCACGCCATACTTGATTCTGGTCAAGCTGAAGATATTGATGCATACATGTGCTAACCTTAGACTAGAAAAACCAAACTAGTTTAAGATTAGAAAAAATATATATCATGGCATGgattctggttggttctctctttGCCTAACCATCTGGCTATAATTAATGTTCTCCTGTTTCTAGTCCATTCTTTGATGGACCACATGAAGTTGGTCACTGACTAAACATACTGGTCCCAAATAAATTATGTGTTAATACAAAACACTTCTATAATGATGATCTGCAAGCGAATCACTCTCTTGTTACTCTAAATGTTTTCATACAATTCAGAAAGCAGAACTTGAGGCCTCTCCCCTACCCCTATGTTCTGTTTCTCCACGTACCAGCAAATCATGTTCGCTGTTCTGAACCATACAGTCTACCTGaggttttttttttcttctgaCATTTCTTTCCGACAACCATGGTTCAGGTGTACGGCATCCAGCAAACCTACTTCCACTTCCACGCCCCCGACGCGCCGATCGTCTTCAGCGCCGAGCTGCCCTTCCTCGCGTTCGCGGGGCGCGTCCTCGTCGGGATCCCGACCATCCTGGCCGTGAAATCGTGCAGCAAGGCGCTCTCCAGGTGGCTGCTGCCCGTGATGTGCAGCACCCTGGGCATCCCCATCGTGTCGTCCTGCTACGTCCCCGCCCTGAAAatcgacggcggcagcagcaagagcAGGCAGGCCGCCGGCGGGCACCTCCAGCGCCTTCTCTCTCACTTCCCCCAGAAGGCGTACGACGTGGACACCGGCATCAGGTTCGTCCAGTACGCCAGCCTCGCGTGGTCCGTGGTTGACTTGGTGCCGGCCATCTTCGCCCATTTGGATTTGTAGCCAGCTACTTAAAATTTCAGTTTCGTTTTTTTTTCTGGAGGTCTCAATAAGGCCCTCCTACTCGTAAGACATGTGTCATCTTATGAGGCTGTAAATCCGATGATCTGGCCCTTTCTTCTTTTTTTGTATTGTATTGTGTGTATGAATGGACGAATGGTTCCCTAGCTGTTTTCATCAGGGTGTTCAGTAAGTAGAAATCAGTGGTACATTTCTTATTCTTTAAATTAGATATGGTTATTGTCTTATATACTAGGTTAGAGAGGGTATTGATTTGTAGCTATGAGACTATCGATATTGTTCGGTTCCATGATAAGCACCACTAAGGGTCTATTTGGTTTTGGTTCATCTTTTTTCTAACGAGTTTTTATAAAAATCTGGCTACGAAGAGAATCTGGCTATCTCGATGATTAAGTATGGAGAAAGTCCCTAGAGTTTAAAATATAGAAAGTAGCGGATTCATAT is a genomic window of Zea mays cultivar B73 chromosome 5, Zm-B73-REFERENCE-NAM-5.0, whole genome shotgun sequence containing:
- the LOC100279711 gene encoding Lipid phosphate phosphatase delta-like, which translates into the protein MEAAAASAAAVGGSGAGLTRWQAAALAALAGWVWAASFYDLTRRARALVQPWVTRRVHAETPAILRFQKLEHKLLDNFFSVLSCVVSVPFYTGFLPLLFWSGHGRLARQMTLLMAFCDYLGNSVKDMVSAPRPCSPPIRRVTATEDEKENAMEYGLPSSHALNTVCLTGYLLHYVLTYGEHGSLTVAAGLSLALLLVMLVGIARIYLGMHSLTDVVAGIGFGIVILAFWLAVHDHVDAFVVSGQNVATFWAGLALLMCFAYPKPEFPTPSFEFHTAFNGVAFGIVYGIQQTYFHFHAPDAPIVFSAELPFLAFAGRVLVGIPTILAVKSCSKALSRWLLPVMCSTLGIPIVSSCYVPALKIDGGSSKSRQAAGGHLQRLLSHFPQKAYDVDTGIRFVQYASLAWSVVDLVPAIFAHLDL